A window of the Vigna angularis cultivar LongXiaoDou No.4 chromosome 3, ASM1680809v1, whole genome shotgun sequence genome harbors these coding sequences:
- the LOC108326525 gene encoding FCS-Like Zinc finger 8, producing the protein MADSGSSEKYKKSVSSSFFSSPRLFTNFTQKGFHETETMMSPTSILDSKPFSGFKNPFWSETNSPRTPGSEHKRHWDRLDSKGVGLGLVDALVDEEKHSEVSSKHESRMVVFGSQLKIQIPPLSATESSKFVAEKGNFSPGSLCMGKSASGGANSQRIFMGCLSASEMELSEDYTRVISHGPNPRTTHIFDNCIIESSCFELGCSVKEDGCFPHHTNYHSRSFLSVCFHCKRNLGEGKDIYMYRGERAFCSNECRYQGMVLEEEMNKLEGSDIYGP; encoded by the exons ATGGCAGATTCTGGTTCCTCAGAAAAGTACAAGAAATCCGTTTCGTCTTCTTTCTTCAGTTCTCCGAGGTTGTTCACCAATTTCACTCAGAAAGGTTTCCATGAAACGGAAACCATGATGAGCCCTACCTCCATACTTGACAGCAAGCCTTTCTCCGGTTTCAAGAATCCTTTTTGGTCAGAAACAAACAGCCCCAGAACCCCAGGGAGTGAACACAAGCGTCACTGGGACAGATTGGATTCTAAAGGTGTTGGTCTTGGCCTAGTGGACGCTCTTGTCGACGAAGAGAAACACAGTGAAGTGAGTTCGAAACATGAGAGTCGAATGGTTGTTTTTGGATCTCAGCTTAAGATTCAGATTCCTCCTCTGTCTGCAACTGAATCATCCAAATTCGTAGCAGAGAAGGGAAATTTTTCCCCTGGGAGTCTGTGTATGGGAAAATCTGCATCCGGGGGTGCTAATTCTCAGCGGATTTTTATGGGATGTCTCTCTGCCAGCGAAATGGAACTCTCTGAGGATTACACTCGTGTGATTTCCCACGGGCCAAACCCGAGAACCACTCACATATTTGATAATTGCATCATCGAGAGTAGCTGCTTCGAACTTGGGTGCTCTGTTAAGGAAGATGGGTGTTTTCCTCATCACACCAATTATCACTCTCGAAGCTTTTTGAGTGTTTGCTTTCACTGCAAAAGAAACCTTGGAGAGGGCAAAGACATCTACATGTACAG GGGTGAGAGAGCATTTTGCAGCAATGAATGCCGGTACCAAGGGATGGTCTTGGAGGAAGAGATGAATAAATTAGAAGGCAGTGATATTTACGGGCCATAG
- the LOC108325672 gene encoding non-specific lipid transfer protein GPI-anchored 5 produces MAQERTKMGMVLVIMSILCAGAAAQSSSCSSALVSLSPCLNYIAGNSSTPSSGCCSQLASIVSSQPQCLCEVLNGGASSLGITINQTQALAMPTACNVQTPPITQCKAASPAESPNSNPSGTGSTNVPTTDNGSSGANSVKFSAPLLFLVLASTCAPTFATLIR; encoded by the exons ATGGCACAAGAGAGGACGAAGATGGGTATGGTTTTGGTGATCATGAGCATACTGTGTGCAGGTGCTGCGGCACAATCATCAAGTTGCTCAAGTGCGCTGGTGAGCCTGTCACCGTGTCTCAACTACATCGCCGGCAACTCCTCCACCCCTTCTTCAGGGTGCTGCTCTCAGCTTGCCAGTATTGTGAGCTCACAGCCACAGTGCCTGTGTGAGGTTCTTAACGGAGGAGCATCTTCATTGGGAATCACAATCAACCAAACCCAAGCTCTGGCCATGCCTACTGCTTGCAATGTCCAGACCCCACCCATCACTCAATGTAAAG CTGCTTCGCCAGCGGAATCTCCGAATTCGAATCCATCAG GAACTGGATCCACAAACGTGCCCACCACAGATAATGGTTCGTCCGGTGCAAACTCCGTCAAGTTTTCTGCTCCTCTGCTGTTTCTGGTTCTGGCATCAACATGTGCTCCAACATTTGCGACACTGATTCGTTAA